One Phaseolus vulgaris cultivar G19833 chromosome 11, P. vulgaris v2.0, whole genome shotgun sequence genomic window carries:
- the LOC137837513 gene encoding uncharacterized protein, which produces MEMPFNLVYGSDAMIPVQIHESLPRYQNFVAEESNEERQVNLDLLNEAREEARIKAEAVKRRVERQYSSKVKPQQFQVGDLVMRKAHPYELENKLSPKWTGPFRVTKAKGNGSTI; this is translated from the coding sequence ATGGAAATGCCTTTCAATCTAGTATATGGGtcagacgcgatgattccagtccaGATCCACGAGAGCTTGCCACGTTACCAGAATTTTgtggctgaagagtccaatgaagaaaggcAAGTGAACCTAGACTTACTaaacgaagccagggaggaagcaagaataaaggctgaggcagtgaagagaagagtggagcgacaatatagctccaAGGTGAAGCCGCAGCAATTCCAGGTTGGTGActtagtcatgaggaaggctcacccatatgaACTAGAGAATAAGTTATCTCCCaaatggaccggacccttcagagtcaCCAAAGCCAAGGGGAATGGTTCTACAatctag